One Acaryochloris thomasi RCC1774 DNA window includes the following coding sequences:
- the sufU gene encoding Fe-S cluster assembly sulfur transfer protein SufU → MPLDNLRTLYQQVILERYKKPRHRGITEPVHRHQRGHNPSCGDTIDLTVQLNEAGDSIEDVKFEGEGCAIAMSSADLMADAARGKTISEALEMVQQFQKMMKGEAEFPKEQRKLNVMQGVAQFPVRIKCATLTWHTLRAALEQTESEFISNEETS, encoded by the coding sequence ATGCCCCTGGATAACTTACGAACCCTCTATCAGCAGGTCATTCTAGAACGATATAAGAAGCCAAGGCATCGCGGCATAACGGAGCCGGTTCATCGACACCAGCGGGGCCATAATCCCTCCTGCGGCGACACAATTGATCTGACGGTGCAGCTCAATGAGGCCGGTGACAGCATTGAAGATGTCAAATTTGAAGGGGAAGGATGTGCGATCGCAATGTCTTCCGCAGACCTGATGGCCGATGCTGCGCGGGGCAAAACAATTTCTGAGGCCCTAGAAATGGTGCAGCAGTTCCAGAAAATGATGAAGGGTGAGGCCGAGTTCCCCAAAGAGCAGCGGAAGCTCAACGTCATGCAGGGAGTCGCTCAGTTCCCGGTGCGCATAAAATGTGCCACATTAACCTGGCATACCTTGCGGGCGGCACTGGAGCAGACCGAATCTGAATTCATCAGCAACGAGGAGACCTCCTAG
- a CDS encoding FIST signal transduction protein: protein MKWVSALSMRPSLEAALDDVIGQAQKSLEIQADLALLFISTSFTSEYPRLLPLLQERLNVRHIIGCGGDGIIGQASPGLTSEIEEQPAVSLTLASLPGVKLQTFQLMAEDLPDPDSAPDRWVDLMQVDPTDQPHFILLADAATTKVNDLLQGLDYAYPGAVKIGGLTSGPNLSDGSGLFCDDQLYREGAIGVALSGDIKVETIVAQGCRPIGQPYRVTDAERNVVLRVEEQLAPLDLDQLPETGKEQTPLEALQSVVDTLDEEDRALAQHALSVGVVRNEFKQKLEPGDFLIRNLIGVDPRIGAVAIGDRIRSGQRIQFHLRDAEASAEDLEALLEQYLRKQIGDHAAAGVLLFDCLGRGEGFYDRPDFDTELFHRYIKNIPVSGFFCNGEIGPIGGTTFLHGYTAAFGIFSQPSRD from the coding sequence ATGAAGTGGGTTAGTGCATTATCAATGCGTCCGTCTCTGGAAGCAGCGCTTGATGACGTGATTGGGCAAGCTCAAAAGTCCCTTGAGATCCAGGCCGACCTCGCACTGTTGTTCATCTCTACGAGCTTTACCAGTGAATATCCTCGGCTACTGCCGCTGCTGCAAGAACGACTGAATGTGCGCCACATTATTGGCTGTGGGGGGGACGGTATTATTGGCCAAGCCTCCCCAGGGCTGACCTCAGAAATTGAAGAGCAGCCTGCCGTTTCTCTGACTCTCGCTTCCTTACCTGGTGTGAAGCTGCAGACCTTCCAGTTGATGGCAGAAGACCTACCTGATCCCGATAGCGCGCCTGATCGGTGGGTTGATCTGATGCAGGTGGACCCCACCGATCAACCTCACTTCATTCTGCTTGCTGATGCGGCGACTACGAAGGTTAACGATCTACTGCAGGGACTGGACTATGCCTATCCTGGAGCCGTCAAAATTGGCGGTCTGACCAGCGGCCCTAACTTAAGCGACGGCAGTGGACTATTCTGTGACGATCAGCTTTATCGGGAGGGTGCGATTGGGGTTGCTCTCAGCGGCGATATTAAGGTTGAAACCATCGTGGCTCAAGGATGTCGTCCTATTGGGCAGCCTTACCGCGTTACCGATGCAGAGCGCAATGTTGTCCTGCGGGTGGAAGAGCAGCTTGCACCGCTTGACCTCGACCAGCTGCCTGAAACGGGAAAAGAACAGACGCCTCTAGAGGCGCTGCAGAGCGTGGTGGATACTTTAGATGAAGAGGACCGAGCGCTGGCGCAGCACGCGCTTTCGGTGGGCGTCGTTCGCAACGAGTTTAAGCAAAAGTTGGAACCCGGTGACTTTTTGATTCGGAATCTGATCGGCGTTGATCCTCGGATTGGTGCCGTTGCCATTGGCGATCGCATCCGTTCTGGTCAGCGGATCCAGTTCCATCTTAGAGACGCAGAAGCTTCTGCTGAAGATTTAGAAGCACTCCTAGAGCAGTATCTTAGGAAGCAAATTGGCGATCACGCTGCTGCTGGAGTGTTACTTTTTGACTGTCTCGGTCGAGGGGAAGGGTTCTACGATCGGCCTGATTTTGATACTGAGCTCTTTCACCGATATATCAAGAACATTCCGGTCAGTGGCTTCTTTTGCAATGGTGAAATTGGTCCCATTGGTGGAACGACCTTCCTACATGGATATACCGCAGCCTTCGGCATTTTCAGCCAACCGTCCAGAGATTAG
- a CDS encoding DoxX family protein translates to MNSKIIKTIFRVLLAVFVIAAGVAHWVTPTPFVQMMPNYLPYHLELVQISGVFEILGGVGLLIPFASRYAAWGLILLFIAVFPANVNMAVNDLVIDGMPHNLVAYWVRLPFQAVLIAWAWWFTRVPQTAEVK, encoded by the coding sequence ATGAACTCAAAAATCATCAAAACCATTTTTCGAGTCCTCTTGGCCGTATTTGTGATCGCGGCTGGCGTGGCTCACTGGGTGACGCCCACCCCTTTTGTGCAGATGATGCCCAATTATCTGCCCTATCATCTAGAGCTGGTGCAAATTAGTGGCGTCTTTGAGATTCTGGGTGGTGTGGGTTTACTGATTCCGTTCGCGAGTCGATATGCCGCCTGGGGCTTGATTCTGCTGTTTATTGCCGTCTTCCCTGCCAATGTGAATATGGCGGTCAATGATCTTGTGATTGACGGAATGCCTCATAATCTGGTGGCCTACTGGGTACGTCTTCCCTTTCAGGCTGTGTTGATTGCCTGGGCTTGGTGGTTTACGCGAGTACCTCAAACGGCTGAAGTTAAGTAA